The Porphyromonadaceae bacterium W3.11 DNA window TGATGAGATATCATTTAATGATAAGCTCTTTGATCGCATAAAAGTGGTGTATGATAATGAGTTCGAAACTCTTCAGGGTGAGGACAAAAAGCTTCTTGATGAGATTTACAAAGGATTTGTTCGTTCTGGTGCAAACCTTGACTCAGATAAGAAAGCAGAGCTGGAAAAGATTAATGCTCGCTTAGCTGTGTTGCAACAACAGTTTGTGCAGATGAACATTGACGCACGTAATAAGGCTATGGTAGCAGTTGAAGACGTTAACGATCTAGCTGGTCTAAGTGAAGCTGCCATTAATCAGTGTGCTGCAGATGCTAAAGAAGCAGGTATCGCTGCTCCTTATGCAATTGTTATTAGCAATACTACACAGCAAGGCATCCTTTCTAGTCTAGATAATCGTGCACTTCGCGAAAAAGTGTATAATGCGTCTATCAATCGCTCAAATGGAACTGGAGAGATTAATACCTATCCTGTCATTTTGGAGATAGCACAATTACGCCATAAGAAGGCAAACATAATGGGATTCCCTAACTATGCTTCATATTCGCTAAGTAATACTATGGCTCAGACACCAGAGAATGTATGGAGCTTCTTTGAGGATCTGATTAAGGCCTACAGACCTGCTGCAGATAAGGAAACAGCTGAAATTGAAGCCTATGCACAAAAGACAGAAGGGTCAGATTTCAAACTTCAGCCATATGATCGCTTTTATTACTCTGACAAGATGAAGCAAGAGAAGTACAACTTCAGTAGTGAAGATGTGATGCCATATTTGCAGGCTGAAAAAGTGCTTGAAGATGGTGTGTTCTATGCTGCTGGAAAAGTTTATGGTCTTACTTTCAAGGAACGCTTTGACATACCTACTTATCATCCAGATGTACGCGTTTATGATATCTTTGATAAGGATGGCAGCCAGATCTCAATGATCTATATTGACTTGTTCCGTAGGCCTACTAAGGGTGGCGGTGCTTGGATGGGTGAGTTCCATAGCCAAAGTCGTCGTAACAATCAATTACCTATTATATACAATGTATGTAACTTTGTAAAGGCTCCAGAAGGTCAGCCAAATCTACTGACTTGGGATGAAGTAACTACTATGTTCCACGAATTTGGACATGCTCTACACGGACTATTGTCTAATGTTGAATACGAAACCCTTAGCGGAACAAAT harbors:
- a CDS encoding M3 family metallopeptidase, with amino-acid sequence MSNTFKTMILGSLAAVTMLAASCSGEKKDPMDGNPFKEPSTLAYHVPDYSKIQNEHYLPAFKEGIKEKRAEIEAIVNNEEAPTFENTILPYEDSGALLSRVSSAFFTVSGADGTDEIKEIENEVIPLLTALSDEISFNDKLFDRIKVVYDNEFETLQGEDKKLLDEIYKGFVRSGANLDSDKKAELEKINARLAVLQQQFVQMNIDARNKAMVAVEDVNDLAGLSEAAINQCAADAKEAGIAAPYAIVISNTTQQGILSSLDNRALREKVYNASINRSNGTGEINTYPVILEIAQLRHKKANIMGFPNYASYSLSNTMAQTPENVWSFFEDLIKAYRPAADKETAEIEAYAQKTEGSDFKLQPYDRFYYSDKMKQEKYNFSSEDVMPYLQAEKVLEDGVFYAAGKVYGLTFKERFDIPTYHPDVRVYDIFDKDGSQISMIYIDLFRRPTKGGGAWMGEFHSQSRRNNQLPIIYNVCNFVKAPEGQPNLLTWDEVTTMFHEFGHALHGLLSNVEYETLSGTNVTRDFVEMPSQFNEYFASVPEVFNNFAVHYETGEPMPEDLKSKMLESINYHAAYALGENLASSSADLAFHSLESADDLTADNIANFENEALSKLNLLDPQIPPRYMTSYFNHIWGGGYAAGYYSYLWSEVLAVNVGEYFTAHGSLNPEVGDSLREKILSRGNTKDLGECFSEFTGLEKPNAASLLPARGIK